In a single window of the Raphanus sativus cultivar WK10039 chromosome 9, ASM80110v3, whole genome shotgun sequence genome:
- the LOC108824363 gene encoding monogalactosyldiacylglycerol synthase 3, chloroplastic, with protein sequence MMKVASPRAENDSITQKVFRRVYSNFSFSTVDDDYNHNRWRSRSGDYGKESLRKRGFEEKEQVMEMEQMGAERIKTVLILMSDTGGGHRASAEAIRDAFNIEFGDDYRIIIKDVWKEYTGWPLNDMERQYKFMVKHVGLWSVAFHGTSPKWIHRSYLSALAAYYAKEIEAGLMEYKPDIIISVHPLMQHIPLWVMKRQGLQKKVIFVTVITDLNTCHRTWFHHGVSRCYCPSKEVAKRALVDGLGDSQIRVFGLPVRPSFPRTIICKDDLRKELEIDSNLPAVLLMGGGEGMGPVQKTAQALGDSLYDSKERKTIGQLIVICGRNKTLASALASHEWKIPIKIRGFETQMEKWMGACDCIITKAGPGTIAEALICGLPIILNDYIPGQEKGNVPYVVDNGAGIFTRSPKETAKTVAGWFSSKKNELHKMSENALKLAQPEAVFDIVKDIHHLSQQQQQRIQLHNDYSY encoded by the exons ATGATGAAAGTGGCTTCGCCTCGTGCAGAGAATGATTCAATCACGCAGAAAGTTTTCAGGCGAGTCTACAGTAATTTTAGTTTCTCGACGGTCGACGATGACTACAACCATAATCGTTGGAGATCAAGATCAGGTGATTACGGGAAGGAGAGTTTGAGGAAGAGAGGGtttgaagaaaaagaacaaGTTATGGAGATGGAGCAGATGGGAGCTGAGAGGATCAAAACTGTTCTTATTCTGATGAGTGATACCGGCGGTGGCCACCGTGCATCCGCTGAGGCTATACGTGACGCCTTCAATATCGAATTCGGAGATGACTACCgg ATAATCATAAAAGACGTTTGGAAGGAATACACGGGATGGCCACTGAACGACATGGAGAGACAGTACAAGTTCATGGTGAAACATGTTGGTCTTTGGTCAGTCGCGTTTCATGGTACCTCTCCCAAATGGATTCACAGAAgttatctcagtgctcttgccGCCTATTATGCCAA AGAAATAGAGGCTGGTTTAATGGAGTATAAACCCGACATTATTATTAGCGTACATCCTTTGATGCAACACATCCCATTGTGGGTAATGAAAAGGCAAGGACTTCAAAAGAAAGTCATTTTCGTGACGGTTATCACTGATCTGAACACTTGCCACCGTACATG GTTCCATCATGGAGTCAGCAGATGTTACTGCCCATCCAAAGAGGTTGCAAAGAGAGCATTAGTAGATGGTCTTGGAGACTCTCAGATTCGTGTCTTTGGCTTACCTGTCCGCCCATCATTCCCACGCACTATTATCTGCAAG GATGATCTAAGGAAAGAGCTTGAGATAGATTCAAATTTACCTGCGGTTCTGTTAATGGGAGGTGGTGAAGGAATGGGTCCGGTTCAGAAAACCGCTCAAGCCCTCGGAGATTCTTTATATGACTctaaagaaagaaagacaaTAGGACAACTGATAGTAATATGCGGCCGGAACAAAACCCTTGCCTCTGCATTAGCATCGCATGAATGGAAGATTCCAATCAAG ATTCGTGGGTTTGAGACACAAATGGAGAAATGGATGGGAGCTTGTGATTGCATCATTACAAAG GCCGGTCCAGGTACAATTGCAGAAGCATTGATTTGCGGCCTCCCAATTATCCTCAATGACTATATTCCCGGACAG GAAAAAGGCAATGTGCCGTATGTTGTGGACAATGGGGCTGGGATTTTCACTCGAAGTCCTAAAGAAACAGCGAAAACTGTGGCTGGATGGTTCAGTAGCAAGAAAAACGAATTACATAAAATGTCAGAGAATGCTCTTAAGTTGGCGCAGCCTGAGGCAGTGTTCGACATTGTTAAGGATATACACCATCTATCTCAACAGCAGCAACAACGTATTCAACTTCATAATGATTATTCCTACTGA